In the genome of Flexistipes sinusarabici DSM 4947, one region contains:
- a CDS encoding rhomboid family intramembrane serine protease: MRYFIFEYGLIPLKVFAPFEIVPVIEKIYPFFTSMFLHGGWFHLISNMYFLFIFGDNVEDDLGHVKYLFVYILFGLAAAITQVIMFSNSGIPTIGASGAVAGVMGYYFIRYPHATVKTLVIFIFFITIVDIPAIIFLGVWFFIQFISGSTQAAVASGGGIAWWAHIGGFFAGILICIINRKRYYRAG; this comes from the coding sequence ATGAGATATTTTATTTTTGAATACGGTCTAATACCTCTGAAAGTTTTTGCTCCATTTGAAATTGTGCCTGTCATTGAAAAAATTTATCCATTTTTTACCTCGATGTTTTTGCACGGAGGCTGGTTTCATTTGATAAGTAATATGTATTTTTTGTTTATTTTCGGTGACAATGTAGAAGATGACCTGGGACATGTAAAATATTTGTTCGTGTATATTCTGTTTGGACTTGCAGCTGCAATAACTCAGGTTATTATGTTTTCCAACTCCGGAATCCCCACTATAGGTGCAAGTGGAGCAGTTGCGGGTGTAATGGGATACTATTTTATCCGATATCCCCATGCCACTGTCAAGACACTGGTAATTTTTATATTTTTTATTACAATAGTGGATATCCCGGCGATAATTTTTTTGGGGGTATGGTTTTTTATCCAGTTCATAAGCGGCTCCACTCAGGCCGCTGTTGCCTCAGGAGGAGGGATAGCATGGTGGGCTCATATTGGGGGGTTTTTTGCAGGTATTTTAATTTGTATTATAAACAGAAAGCGTTACTATAGAGCGGGGTGA
- a CDS encoding ATP synthase subunit I — protein MRIKKIVIISLIFFVILYTVFKIFYSDTFALSLAAGWAVSFGNFIGLAFKLKSTLNGGYAKALVFNSQFRLLLTGILLFAFFKNFEVSYIGLLTGLLINAISIPVGGILELRRDTDGTPT, from the coding sequence ATGAGAATTAAAAAAATCGTAATAATCTCATTGATTTTTTTTGTAATTTTGTATACAGTATTCAAGATTTTCTACAGCGATACTTTTGCGTTAAGCCTTGCAGCAGGCTGGGCTGTTTCGTTTGGCAATTTTATAGGACTTGCGTTTAAACTGAAGAGCACACTTAACGGTGGATATGCAAAGGCTTTGGTTTTTAATTCTCAGTTCAGACTTTTGCTGACAGGGATACTGCTTTTTGCTTTTTTTAAGAATTTTGAAGTGAGCTATATAGGCTTGCTTACCGGCTTACTGATAAATGCAATATCTATACCCGTAGGTGGAATATTAGAACTCAGGAGGGATACTGATGGAACACCCACTTAA
- a CDS encoding HypC/HybG/HupF family hydrogenase formation chaperone: MCLGLPGKIIEKDEFSAVVDIGGTKREVSLMMLPEEVRIGDYVMVHVGFAISKMDPEEARKTLETIMEIADEIDY; the protein is encoded by the coding sequence ATGTGTCTGGGACTTCCCGGGAAAATTATTGAGAAAGATGAGTTTTCAGCTGTTGTGGATATAGGCGGTACAAAAAGAGAAGTATCTTTGATGATGCTTCCAGAAGAAGTCCGGATTGGTGATTATGTTATGGTACATGTCGGATTTGCCATTTCCAAAATGGATCCTGAAGAAGCCAGAAAGACTCTTGAAACCATTATGGAGATAGCAGATGAAATTGATTACTGA
- the hypE gene encoding hydrogenase expression/formation protein HypE, with protein sequence MEDKKITSALGSGGKSTNDFVKDIICKYFGNSILENLGDAAYLDINGELSFSTDSFVVEPEFFPGGDIGKLAVYGTCNDLSVSGAKPKFLSFSLIVPEGYKFSDTEKIVASAGAAAEEAGVQIVCGDTKVISASGLKSPLVNTAGLGILKKKLNDYGKIKAGDKIILTSDIARHGMCIVSKREGLNIESEIESDCADLNPIFEVSGYKGVKFARDATRGGVAAVLNEISDKTGLGFLIDEAEIPMREDVKYLCEFLGFDPLSVANEGAALLIVESALSSKILDKIKSVKVGADAALIGEVCSENKVMLKTPIGGIRNVEMPVGELLPRIC encoded by the coding sequence ATGGAAGATAAAAAAATAACCTCGGCTCTGGGAAGCGGAGGAAAGTCTACAAACGATTTTGTCAAAGATATTATCTGCAAATACTTTGGTAATAGTATTCTTGAAAATTTGGGTGATGCCGCATACCTGGATATAAACGGAGAATTGTCATTCAGCACTGATTCGTTTGTTGTGGAACCGGAGTTTTTCCCCGGCGGTGATATCGGTAAACTGGCAGTATACGGAACCTGCAATGACTTATCTGTCTCCGGCGCCAAACCGAAATTTTTGTCATTTTCACTAATTGTTCCCGAAGGGTATAAATTTTCAGATACCGAGAAAATTGTTGCATCTGCCGGAGCCGCCGCTGAGGAGGCAGGGGTACAGATAGTGTGCGGAGATACGAAGGTAATCTCTGCTTCGGGACTGAAATCCCCACTTGTAAATACTGCCGGCCTCGGGATTTTAAAAAAGAAACTTAACGACTACGGTAAAATAAAAGCCGGCGACAAAATTATATTAACTTCGGATATTGCGAGACATGGAATGTGTATTGTATCAAAAAGGGAGGGGCTTAATATTGAAAGTGAAATTGAATCGGACTGTGCAGATTTAAATCCGATTTTTGAAGTATCAGGTTATAAAGGAGTAAAGTTTGCCCGGGACGCTACTAGAGGGGGTGTAGCAGCGGTTCTGAATGAAATATCGGATAAAACCGGGCTCGGTTTTTTGATTGATGAAGCTGAAATTCCTATGCGGGAGGATGTGAAGTATCTCTGCGAGTTTTTGGGATTTGACCCGTTGAGTGTTGCCAATGAAGGTGCAGCCCTTCTGATAGTTGAATCAGCTTTGTCTTCTAAAATTCTTGATAAAATTAAAAGTGTTAAGGTGGGGGCAGATGCTGCCTTGATAGGAGAAGTATGCAGCGAAAATAAAGTAATGCTTAAGACACCTATAGGAGGAATCAGAAATGTCGAGATGCCGGTTGGTGAGCTTTTGCCTCGTATTTGTTAG
- the hisI gene encoding phosphoribosyl-AMP cyclohydrolase, translated as MIDWKKMNGLLPVVVQDADNKEVLMQAYVNEEALKLTKETGYAHYYSRSRKKIWQKGESSGNIQLIREIYLDCDGDCLLYLVEQKGPACHTGRRSCFYRKLHI; from the coding sequence TTGATTGATTGGAAAAAAATGAACGGTTTGCTGCCTGTAGTAGTGCAGGATGCTGATAATAAAGAAGTTCTCATGCAGGCTTATGTTAACGAGGAAGCTTTAAAGTTAACTAAGGAAACGGGTTATGCACATTACTACAGCAGAAGCAGAAAAAAAATTTGGCAAAAAGGTGAAAGTTCTGGTAATATTCAATTAATAAGGGAAATATATCTGGACTGCGATGGAGATTGTCTCCTTTACCTGGTAGAACAGAAAGGACCTGCATGCCATACCGGGAGACGGAGCTGTTTTTATAGAAAATTGCATATTTAG
- the hypD gene encoding hydrogenase formation protein HypD: MKLITDFRNSELSRRLIEKIEEESSSESEYSIMEVCGTHTVSIFKYGIRSVLPENVLLISGPGCPVCVTSQGEIDAIFQIVKNNDVSLLTFGDLMKVPGSSGENLINLRSEGKDIRVMLSPLDAVKTAAREPDREFVFVGIGFETTAPAIASAVLEAKNMGLSNFSILPFCKTMPEVLGYLLDDPKLDINGFLCPGHVSVITGKNIYQPLAQKGKAAVITGFEPLDILSSILQIIRQINSGDYCVYNNYSRVVSDNGNRKAVQIMDTVFEPSPSVWRGLGELEDSGLGLKEEFSLFNSLEKFNVRVPQVSEKKGCRCGDVLKGYIKPNLCPLFSLQCNPENPVGPCMVSSEGACAAYYKFN, from the coding sequence ATGAAATTGATTACTGATTTTCGCAATTCGGAGCTCTCCCGGCGGTTAATTGAAAAAATAGAAGAAGAATCTTCTTCAGAATCCGAATACTCCATCATGGAAGTTTGCGGAACTCACACTGTATCCATCTTCAAATATGGTATAAGGAGCGTACTGCCGGAAAATGTGTTGCTCATATCAGGCCCCGGCTGTCCTGTATGCGTAACATCACAGGGTGAAATAGATGCCATTTTTCAGATTGTTAAAAATAATGATGTGTCACTTCTGACATTTGGTGATTTAATGAAAGTTCCCGGCTCAAGTGGTGAAAATCTTATTAACTTACGCTCAGAAGGAAAAGATATCCGTGTGATGCTTTCCCCCCTGGATGCAGTAAAAACTGCAGCCAGGGAGCCTGACCGCGAATTCGTGTTTGTAGGTATAGGATTTGAGACAACTGCCCCTGCAATTGCTTCGGCAGTGCTTGAAGCAAAAAATATGGGACTAAGTAATTTCTCCATACTTCCTTTCTGCAAAACCATGCCCGAAGTTTTAGGTTATCTTTTGGACGATCCTAAGCTTGATATAAACGGGTTTTTATGCCCCGGACACGTTTCAGTGATAACCGGCAAGAACATTTATCAGCCTTTGGCGCAAAAGGGGAAGGCTGCTGTAATTACAGGTTTTGAACCTTTGGACATCCTTTCATCAATATTGCAGATTATCAGACAGATAAACAGTGGAGATTATTGCGTATATAATAATTATTCACGTGTTGTAAGTGATAATGGAAACCGGAAGGCGGTCCAAATAATGGATACGGTATTTGAGCCCAGTCCCTCTGTATGGAGAGGTCTTGGAGAGTTGGAAGACAGCGGTTTAGGTTTAAAAGAAGAATTTAGTCTTTTCAACTCATTAGAGAAATTTAATGTGAGGGTACCTCAGGTTAGTGAAAAGAAAGGGTGCAGATGCGGTGATGTTCTGAAAGGGTATATAAAACCAAATCTGTGCCCTTTATTCAGTTTGCAGTGTAATCCGGAAAATCCGGTAGGACCCTGTATGGTTTCGTCCGAAGGAGCATGTGCTGCATACTATAAATTTAATTGA
- a CDS encoding type 4a pilus biogenesis protein PilO, with protein MRFLEKVPLRYRIIVEVLLIVILVALFYYLMYQPRVEKITRLKQQYDSLSLKVSRLKPIALSYDQFKREVELLDKQFNMVLEVLPNERSYNELYDQIVGLAENNGVKVLLFQPAGQNRIDNFHSSVNFKMNIEARYVELISFLYRINYLDKIINLRNMQIKGIKTKEGDIVLNINLGLNSYMFNVPKGN; from the coding sequence ATGCGTTTTTTAGAGAAAGTTCCACTGCGATACCGAATTATAGTTGAAGTATTATTAATAGTTATTTTGGTAGCTTTATTTTATTATCTTATGTATCAGCCCAGGGTGGAAAAGATTACCCGTCTTAAGCAGCAGTATGACTCACTAAGCCTTAAAGTTTCAAGATTGAAACCGATTGCTTTAAGTTATGACCAGTTTAAAAGGGAAGTTGAACTGCTTGATAAACAATTCAATATGGTTTTGGAAGTATTGCCTAACGAGCGGAGTTACAATGAGCTGTATGACCAGATTGTCGGGCTGGCTGAGAATAACGGGGTAAAGGTTCTCTTGTTTCAGCCTGCAGGTCAGAATCGTATAGATAATTTCCATTCTTCGGTTAATTTTAAGATGAATATTGAAGCAAGGTATGTGGAGCTCATAAGCTTTTTGTATAGAATTAACTATCTTGATAAAATTATAAATTTGCGAAATATGCAGATTAAAGGAATAAAAACTAAAGAAGGAGACATTGTTTTAAATATTAATTTAGGTTTGAATTCTTATATGTTTAATGTCCCGAAGGGGAATTAA
- the hemL gene encoding glutamate-1-semialdehyde 2,1-aminomutase, whose translation MNLFEESKKYIPGGVNSPVRAFGSVGGDPVFIKRAHGSKVYDINDKEYLDYICSWGPLILGHADEDVVNAVVNAAKNGTSFGAPTELELKLAKKVVENVPSMDMVRMVNSGTEAVMSAIRVARAYTEKDKIIKFEGCYHGHSDGLLVKAGSAALTFGQPSSPGVPDDYAKNTLVAEYNNLDSVKKLVEENKGEVAAVIVEPVAGNMGVVLPKDGFLKDLEEFCKNEGILLIFDEVITGFRLAPGGAGEYFDVDADLTTMGKIIGGGLPVGAYGGKKEIMEMVSPTGPVTQAGTLSGNPLAMAAGLATLDKVCAPGFHKNLAEKSEKLWQGMRDNCRRLNVNYAFNTIESMGCLFFKEGEVTSFKEATSSDTDKFAKFFHGMLKQGITIAPSQFEATFVSDKHSDEDIEYTIKAHYNALKDL comes from the coding sequence ATGAATCTGTTTGAAGAATCCAAAAAATATATACCGGGCGGGGTAAACAGTCCGGTAAGGGCTTTTGGTTCAGTGGGTGGAGATCCGGTTTTTATCAAAAGAGCTCATGGTTCTAAAGTGTATGATATCAATGATAAAGAATACCTTGACTACATCTGTTCATGGGGTCCTTTGATTTTAGGCCATGCAGACGAGGATGTGGTTAATGCCGTGGTCAATGCTGCCAAAAATGGTACGAGTTTTGGTGCCCCCACTGAGCTGGAGCTGAAACTTGCGAAAAAGGTTGTGGAAAATGTTCCGTCTATGGATATGGTACGCATGGTGAACTCAGGCACTGAAGCAGTGATGTCGGCAATCAGAGTGGCAAGGGCATATACCGAAAAAGATAAAATAATAAAATTTGAAGGATGTTATCACGGTCATTCAGACGGTCTGCTTGTTAAAGCCGGCAGTGCGGCACTGACTTTCGGTCAGCCCAGCAGCCCTGGTGTTCCGGATGATTATGCGAAAAATACATTGGTGGCTGAGTATAATAATCTCGATTCAGTTAAAAAGCTGGTGGAAGAAAATAAAGGGGAAGTTGCTGCAGTTATTGTGGAGCCAGTGGCCGGAAATATGGGTGTTGTACTGCCAAAAGACGGTTTTTTGAAAGATTTGGAAGAGTTTTGTAAAAATGAAGGTATCCTGCTTATTTTTGATGAAGTAATAACAGGCTTCAGACTTGCTCCAGGTGGGGCAGGTGAATATTTTGATGTTGATGCTGATCTTACAACAATGGGTAAAATTATAGGAGGAGGTCTTCCTGTTGGTGCCTATGGCGGCAAGAAGGAAATTATGGAGATGGTTTCCCCCACCGGACCGGTTACTCAGGCCGGGACGCTGAGCGGAAATCCGCTGGCTATGGCTGCAGGTCTGGCTACTCTTGATAAAGTCTGCGCTCCCGGATTTCATAAAAACTTAGCTGAGAAATCGGAAAAACTTTGGCAGGGAATGCGTGATAATTGCAGGAGACTTAATGTGAATTATGCTTTCAATACTATAGAATCTATGGGTTGTTTGTTTTTCAAAGAAGGCGAAGTCACCAGTTTTAAAGAGGCTACATCCAGTGATACGGATAAGTTTGCAAAGTTTTTCCACGGGATGTTGAAACAGGGGATTACGATAGCTCCCAGTCAGTTTGAGGCTACTTTTGTATCCGATAAACATTCTGATGAAGATATTGAGTACACTATTAAAGCACATTACAATGCGCTTAAAGATTTATAG
- the pilM gene encoding type IV pilus biogenesis protein PilM: MFGKKENLIGVDIGSNSVKVLELKRKKDGYVLSNISHKELPADVISEGTIVDYGEVVNSIVDIFKNNKFSHKRVASALKGNAVIAKRLTVASIDSKNFDEVFRWEAEQYIQMDINEVNIDYEILNKNQGVDQADVLLAVARKDLIADMISVLESAKLKPELIDLEVFSLINAFEMGYGTDSDITSIINIGHSSMLILFVKNGLYEFSRETNFGVKDCIELIQQRLNVNEREATTLLRDGEAVEFNEELQGVFDEFGSQLAAEVKNTFDMFYTSSHQNVLKCYICGGGSNLYNVKENISKQTSLDVNYFNPFTNIEVDKKVDLDYLNQNMYLFNVAVGLALRKAGDK, from the coding sequence ATGTTTGGTAAAAAAGAAAATCTCATCGGTGTTGACATAGGAAGCAACTCTGTAAAAGTTTTGGAACTGAAAAGAAAGAAAGACGGCTATGTTCTAAGCAATATCAGTCATAAGGAATTGCCTGCTGATGTTATATCTGAAGGCACAATTGTGGATTATGGAGAAGTAGTCAATTCGATAGTGGATATCTTCAAAAACAATAAATTTTCCCATAAGAGAGTTGCATCTGCCCTCAAGGGGAATGCTGTTATTGCCAAACGCCTCACTGTAGCATCTATCGATTCTAAGAACTTCGATGAAGTTTTTCGATGGGAAGCCGAGCAGTACATTCAAATGGATATAAATGAAGTTAATATAGATTATGAAATATTAAATAAAAATCAGGGAGTTGATCAGGCGGATGTTTTGCTGGCTGTTGCGAGGAAGGATTTGATAGCTGATATGATAAGTGTTCTGGAATCAGCAAAACTAAAACCCGAGTTGATCGATTTGGAAGTCTTTTCACTAATAAATGCTTTTGAGATGGGTTATGGAACAGACAGCGACATTACTTCAATTATAAATATAGGTCATTCTTCTATGCTCATTTTGTTTGTCAAGAACGGTTTGTACGAGTTTTCCAGGGAAACAAACTTTGGAGTGAAAGATTGTATCGAGCTTATTCAGCAGAGATTAAATGTCAACGAAAGAGAAGCTACCACTTTGCTAAGGGATGGAGAAGCTGTGGAGTTTAATGAAGAATTGCAGGGTGTTTTTGATGAGTTCGGCAGTCAGCTTGCCGCGGAAGTTAAAAATACTTTCGATATGTTTTATACCAGCAGCCATCAAAATGTATTAAAATGTTATATCTGTGGCGGAGGTTCTAATTTATATAATGTTAAAGAAAATATAAGTAAGCAAACTTCCCTCGATGTAAATTATTTCAACCCTTTTACCAATATAGAGGTGGATAAAAAGGTGGATCTCGATTACCTTAATCAGAACATGTACTTATTTAATGTTGCCGTAGGGCTTGCTTTACGAAAGGCGGGTGACAAATGA
- a CDS encoding AtpZ/AtpI family protein, with product MSKGKFDKNSRQWLNASTIGISMVLAIVVGTLMGVYLDKYFGTKPWLTLIFMILGIIAGFKNVFYFLKKTDLYDKNDKDNEN from the coding sequence ATGAGTAAAGGAAAGTTTGATAAAAATTCCAGACAATGGCTGAACGCAAGTACCATAGGTATTTCCATGGTGCTTGCCATTGTTGTGGGAACCCTTATGGGTGTGTATCTCGATAAATATTTTGGTACCAAACCCTGGCTGACACTTATTTTTATGATTTTGGGAATAATAGCAGGTTTTAAAAATGTTTTTTATTTCTTAAAGAAGACGGATTTATATGATAAAAACGATAAAGACAATGAGAATTAA
- the atpE gene encoding ATP synthase F0 subunit C → MSKVLRILINVALIIGAFSASAFAADGGASSAEWAIYLGAGLGIGIAAHGTGIGQGNATAKAVEGISRNPGASGKIITPMIIGLAMIESLAIYALVVSLILLFVV, encoded by the coding sequence ATGTCTAAAGTATTACGTATTCTGATCAACGTGGCGTTGATCATAGGAGCTTTCTCAGCAAGCGCTTTTGCTGCTGATGGTGGTGCATCATCTGCTGAGTGGGCAATTTATCTTGGTGCAGGCCTTGGTATTGGAATTGCTGCACATGGTACCGGTATAGGTCAGGGTAATGCCACAGCCAAAGCTGTTGAAGGTATATCCAGAAACCCCGGTGCATCAGGTAAAATCATTACTCCTATGATCATCGGTCTTGCTATGATCGAGTCTTTGGCAATTTATGCACTTGTTGTCAGTTTGATACTTCTTTTTGTAGTATAA
- a CDS encoding PilN domain-containing protein — MIKVNLLAVKKKKFRPVYFELLLFLIVIAALVFSFNLVVQGLNSKAQLIQTEIDKLNKEYRELQQVKREVDAFKQQKQELQSKIDIVEKLKQDQKGYYKILTVFEKAMPEDVWVGSISYDGKSINVSGSSLRTASVNEFIINLYKSKIFTNVNLQVVRKKTVENIDINDFSITADVRLGGA; from the coding sequence ATGATAAAAGTTAATTTATTAGCAGTTAAAAAGAAGAAATTTCGGCCTGTTTATTTTGAGTTATTACTGTTCCTTATTGTTATCGCTGCTTTAGTTTTTAGTTTTAATCTTGTTGTACAAGGGCTTAACAGTAAAGCTCAACTGATCCAGACAGAAATTGATAAGCTCAACAAAGAGTACAGAGAGTTACAACAGGTAAAAAGGGAAGTTGACGCTTTCAAACAGCAGAAACAGGAACTACAAAGTAAAATTGATATTGTTGAAAAACTGAAACAGGATCAAAAAGGCTACTATAAAATTTTAACAGTTTTTGAAAAGGCTATGCCGGAAGATGTCTGGGTCGGGTCTATAAGTTATGACGGCAAAAGCATCAATGTATCCGGTTCTTCGTTGAGAACGGCATCTGTGAACGAATTTATTATAAATTTGTATAAATCAAAAATATTTACAAACGTTAATCTTCAGGTTGTGAGAAAAAAGACTGTGGAAAATATAGATATAAATGACTTCAGCATTACCGCTGATGTGCGTTTGGGTGGGGCGTGA
- a CDS encoding cytochrome c3 family protein, with translation MWQKLKDFTRKDPVLFVAIIIVIIVGFTFANVEVLHYTSEPEFCQNCHPAEKVGPLGEYYTWEKSLHATAEVDCLDCHGDPGIIGYMEAKMGGLKDLYGEFFKSQEHKMEILMKGATDKEYAAELVPNETCMHCHTDSVNKKHWNNRLMNVGIDFRLIDSVHNPGFRKSFGRPDIMEEGVDVGVKPNHKFHIEEVGLNCVDCHLGVAHDGKLHKLPKMATCFECHHNEREKNPNISAPENMECAECHKLQVDIQAGTFAKEQGVDNLKWYMESLACTDCHTDPYARPTTETCVQCHDSSYGDLMVMFQDTFESRLSKIEKDYKELFHERLEMPEGKRELFLDLKRLVRAMQMDGSSGVHNPDYFSMMMDKAEALIEKIHNYDVESAESGYKSLIERKEEGEMIGGGEEKEKAEKEEKKVSNPPELVAIAPDTINLAERHNIETTKKPVIFDHKMHYQNFECSECHDKPESGTLKADLTKFSGMNNSFHQELCFPCHKEERVPRGTSCNTCHK, from the coding sequence ATGTGGCAGAAACTGAAAGATTTCACCAGAAAAGATCCTGTTTTATTTGTAGCTATTATTATTGTAATTATTGTAGGATTTACTTTTGCCAATGTTGAGGTTCTACATTATACTTCGGAGCCTGAATTTTGCCAAAACTGCCATCCCGCGGAAAAAGTGGGCCCGCTCGGAGAATATTATACCTGGGAGAAGAGTCTTCATGCCACAGCTGAAGTGGATTGTTTGGACTGTCACGGTGACCCGGGAATTATCGGATATATGGAAGCTAAGATGGGTGGTTTGAAAGATCTGTATGGTGAATTTTTCAAATCGCAGGAACATAAGATGGAAATTCTTATGAAAGGCGCAACTGATAAGGAATATGCCGCTGAATTGGTTCCTAATGAAACATGCATGCACTGCCATACAGACAGTGTGAACAAAAAACACTGGAACAACAGATTGATGAATGTGGGTATAGATTTTCGTCTTATTGATTCGGTACATAACCCCGGTTTTAGAAAATCATTCGGAAGACCTGATATTATGGAAGAAGGTGTTGATGTGGGTGTAAAACCCAATCACAAATTCCATATTGAAGAAGTTGGTTTGAATTGTGTTGACTGTCATCTCGGTGTGGCACATGACGGGAAGCTTCATAAACTGCCTAAAATGGCCACTTGTTTTGAATGCCATCATAATGAAAGAGAAAAGAATCCGAATATTTCAGCTCCTGAAAATATGGAATGTGCAGAATGCCATAAACTGCAGGTGGATATTCAGGCGGGTACATTTGCAAAAGAGCAAGGTGTTGATAATTTGAAGTGGTATATGGAAAGTCTTGCATGCACAGACTGTCATACAGATCCTTATGCGAGACCTACAACAGAAACCTGTGTACAATGCCATGATTCATCATATGGTGATTTGATGGTTATGTTCCAGGATACTTTTGAAAGCCGTTTGAGCAAAATTGAAAAAGATTATAAAGAGCTTTTCCACGAAAGGCTTGAAATGCCGGAAGGAAAGAGAGAACTTTTCCTAGATCTGAAAAGACTGGTCAGAGCAATGCAGATGGACGGATCTTCCGGTGTGCACAACCCCGATTATTTTTCCATGATGATGGATAAAGCGGAAGCTCTTATCGAAAAAATCCACAATTATGACGTGGAAAGTGCGGAAAGCGGTTATAAAAGTCTGATTGAGCGTAAAGAAGAAGGCGAAATGATCGGCGGCGGAGAAGAGAAAGAAAAAGCGGAAAAAGAAGAGAAGAAGGTTTCAAATCCGCCTGAGCTTGTAGCGATTGCTCCTGACACAATTAATCTTGCCGAAAGGCACAACATTGAAACAACGAAGAAACCTGTTATCTTTGATCATAAGATGCACTATCAGAATTTTGAGTGCTCTGAATGTCACGATAAACCAGAATCTGGAACCCTTAAGGCAGATCTTACAAAATTTTCGGGAATGAATAATTCATTCCACCAGGAATTGTGTTTTCCATGCCATAAGGAAGAGAGAGTTCCGAGGGGAACCAGTTGTAACACATGCCATAAATAA
- a CDS encoding P-II family nitrogen regulator, with protein sequence MKLVLIVLNKTDLLEEVIEYFVEKDVKGGTVMDSVGMGKILTYDIPIFAAFKELMIGSKASNKVVFTTVEDELLEDFMSGLDKIINFDEPGTGVAFTIDIDNAYGLASR encoded by the coding sequence ATGAAGCTCGTCCTTATTGTGCTGAACAAGACCGATCTTTTGGAAGAGGTTATTGAATACTTCGTGGAAAAAGATGTGAAGGGCGGGACAGTAATGGATTCAGTGGGTATGGGCAAGATTCTTACATATGATATTCCTATATTTGCTGCTTTTAAAGAGCTCATGATCGGGAGCAAGGCGTCCAATAAGGTTGTTTTTACCACAGTGGAAGATGAGCTTCTGGAAGATTTTATGAGCGGGCTGGATAAAATTATCAATTTCGATGAGCCCGGTACAGGTGTTGCTTTTACGATAGATATAGATAATGCTTACGGGCTTGCTTCAAGATAA
- the atpB gene encoding F0F1 ATP synthase subunit A: MEHPLNIFSFLPHEITAKYLHVLMTFVVILISLAIGLVVSRKNKMVPDRSQNAIELAVNGVYDMCMDIMGKDGKPYFPLVFAIGLYVLFSNVLGLVPGFSSPTANLNTTLAPALIVFVTYNFIGIKRHGAGYIKHFMGPILWLSPLMIIIEVIGHISRPVSLSVRLFGNIFGKEVLLMVLFMLVPFLVPLPIYFLGIFVAVLQTYVFMMLTMIYISGALEEAH, from the coding sequence ATGGAACACCCACTTAATATTTTTTCCTTTTTACCGCATGAAATTACTGCCAAATATCTTCATGTTCTGATGACTTTTGTAGTAATTCTTATATCGCTGGCAATCGGACTTGTTGTTTCAAGAAAAAACAAAATGGTGCCTGATAGAAGCCAAAATGCTATAGAACTGGCAGTTAACGGTGTTTATGATATGTGTATGGACATTATGGGTAAAGACGGAAAACCTTATTTTCCTTTGGTTTTTGCCATAGGATTATATGTGCTTTTTTCGAATGTACTGGGTTTGGTCCCGGGGTTCAGTTCTCCCACTGCCAATCTCAACACTACCCTTGCCCCGGCGTTAATAGTATTTGTTACATATAATTTTATAGGTATTAAAAGACACGGTGCAGGGTATATTAAGCATTTTATGGGCCCAATTTTGTGGCTTTCCCCTCTAATGATAATAATTGAAGTTATAGGTCATATTTCAAGACCTGTATCACTTTCTGTGAGGCTTTTTGGAAACATTTTTGGTAAAGAAGTGCTGCTTATGGTTCTTTTTATGCTCGTACCATTTCTGGTACCTCTGCCTATATATTTTCTCGGCATCTTTGTAGCCGTTTTGCAGACATATGTTTTTATGATGTTAACAATGATTTATATTAGTGGTGCTCTTGAAGAAGCACATTAA